In one Methanothermobacter sp. genomic region, the following are encoded:
- a CDS encoding carbohydrate kinase family protein — protein MNEDRDLLAVGHTAFDYIIQLDKFPEPNSSTAIKRMRNLHGGAAANVALVGSKLGLRTSLVSAVGGDFEGSEYRRILEASGIDISSMIVVKAETTPTAFVMTDAEHNQISYFYWGAAAHFRKSEIPRRVIESARAVHLATGDPTFNCRCGEFARSLGKIISFDPGQDLHMYSRSQLERAVGICDILFGNHHEIDRICSRLEVDVEGLRDMGPDVVVKTYGSDGSVIYADDVIKIDAIPREAADPTGAGDSYRAGFMRAYLAGADLMNCGRFASAVASFIVEEEGTQTKIPDLESALSRFKRHWGYEPPI, from the coding sequence ATGAATGAAGACAGAGACCTTCTTGCTGTTGGACATACCGCCTTTGACTACATAATACAGCTTGATAAATTTCCCGAACCCAACTCATCAACGGCCATAAAGAGGATGAGGAACCTTCATGGTGGAGCTGCCGCCAACGTCGCCCTCGTGGGGTCAAAGCTGGGGCTTAGAACATCACTTGTATCAGCCGTTGGCGGCGACTTTGAGGGATCAGAGTACAGGAGGATACTTGAGGCCAGCGGCATAGATATAAGTTCCATGATTGTTGTGAAAGCTGAAACAACACCAACCGCCTTTGTGATGACAGATGCCGAGCATAACCAGATAAGCTACTTCTACTGGGGTGCCGCGGCACACTTCCGGAAGAGTGAAATCCCGCGCAGAGTAATAGAATCTGCCAGGGCAGTCCACCTTGCAACAGGAGACCCTACCTTTAACTGCAGATGCGGTGAATTTGCAAGGTCGCTGGGGAAGATCATATCCTTCGATCCCGGACAGGACCTCCACATGTACTCCAGGAGCCAGCTCGAGAGGGCTGTGGGGATATGTGACATCCTCTTCGGCAACCACCACGAAATAGACCGCATATGCTCCAGACTGGAGGTTGATGTTGAGGGTCTCAGAGACATGGGCCCTGATGTGGTGGTTAAGACCTACGGCAGTGATGGAAGTGTTATCTATGCCGATGATGTGATTAAAATCGATGCAATACCCCGGGAGGCTGCCGATCCCACAGGGGCCGGTGACTCATACAGGGCAGGGTTCATGAGGGCCTACCTTGCCGGTGCAGATCTCATGAACTGTGGCAGGTTTGCATCGGCGGTTGCATCCTTCATAGTGGAGGAGGAGGGGACTCAGACAAAAATTCCAGATCTGGAATCTGCTTTGAGTCGCTTTAAGAGGCACTGGGGCTATGAACCCCCCATATAA
- a CDS encoding UGSC family (seleno)protein, which yields MKVKIIEREVMDPLADTSMEEIPVNSIGDVRTISLFDNTKPGADIILRILESGLSGFNFIWSEKPAGAPAKPEQIEMAARGDLCILALGDCGSCTTWVILDAIRLEGMGVPTISICSDRFSEYARRLASAHGMPGLRIVEVEHPIAGLEPEAVRKKAENLIPSILDHLR from the coding sequence ATGAAGGTGAAAATCATTGAAAGGGAGGTTATGGACCCCCTGGCAGATACCAGCATGGAGGAGATCCCCGTTAACAGCATAGGTGATGTCAGGACCATATCACTCTTTGATAACACAAAGCCCGGTGCAGACATCATACTGAGAATTCTGGAATCAGGGCTCAGTGGCTTCAATTTTATCTGGTCAGAGAAACCTGCAGGTGCACCTGCAAAGCCTGAACAGATAGAGATGGCTGCCAGGGGTGACCTCTGCATCCTTGCCCTGGGTGACTGTGGCTCCTGCACCACATGGGTGATCCTTGACGCCATCCGCCTGGAGGGTATGGGCGTCCCCACCATCTCCATCTGCTCAGACCGCTTCAGTGAATACGCCAGGAGACTGGCATCAGCCCACGGCATGCCCGGTCTTCGAATAGTTGAGGTGGAACACCCCATAGCGGGTCTGGAACCCGAAGCTGTGAGGAAAAAGGCCGAGAACCTGATACCATCCATACTGGACCATCTGAGGTGA
- the moaA gene encoding GTP 3',8-cyclase MoaA: protein MQVHDNHRRPLVSLRISVTGRCNVSCIYCHRDGIVRSDEEMSPEDIENICRVASDLGVKKIRLSGGEPLIRDDIVEIVERIDSIGFRDISITTNGTLLEDLSVPLRDAGLDRVNVSFDTLNPETYRFITRKDYLERVKAGIEGAVMAGLDPVKINMVILRGVNHHEIWDMFEFCRQQGAVLQIIELLKTDSCPDNGVERYHFDITPIEAELAEMADRTMTRKFMQDRKKYFIGDGEVEVVRPMDNTRFCANCTRLRVTPDGKLKPCLLRNDNLVDTREALSSGDLEGLRELFLEAIRRRSPYYQS from the coding sequence ATGCAGGTTCATGATAACCACAGAAGACCGCTGGTATCACTGAGAATATCTGTAACGGGGCGCTGCAATGTCAGCTGTATCTACTGCCACCGGGACGGAATCGTGCGTTCAGACGAGGAGATGAGCCCAGAGGATATAGAGAACATATGCAGGGTGGCCTCTGACCTTGGTGTGAAGAAAATAAGGCTTTCAGGTGGCGAGCCCCTCATAAGGGATGATATTGTTGAGATAGTTGAGAGGATAGACAGTATTGGATTCAGGGATATCTCCATAACAACCAACGGGACCCTCCTTGAGGATCTGAGTGTCCCCCTGAGGGATGCCGGGCTTGACCGGGTCAATGTCAGCTTCGACACCCTCAACCCTGAAACCTACCGGTTCATAACCAGGAAGGACTACCTTGAGAGGGTTAAGGCGGGGATAGAAGGTGCCGTTATGGCTGGCCTCGACCCTGTCAAGATAAACATGGTGATACTGAGGGGTGTCAATCACCACGAAATATGGGACATGTTTGAGTTCTGCCGTCAGCAGGGCGCGGTGCTGCAGATAATAGAACTCCTGAAAACCGACAGCTGCCCTGATAATGGAGTGGAGAGGTACCACTTCGACATAACCCCCATTGAGGCTGAACTTGCAGAGATGGCTGACCGTACAATGACAAGGAAGTTCATGCAGGACCGCAAGAAGTACTTCATCGGGGACGGGGAGGTGGAGGTTGTGAGGCCCATGGATAATACAAGGTTCTGTGCAAACTGCACAAGGCTTAGGGTAACCCCTGATGGGAAGCTTAAGCCGTGCCTCCTCCGTAACGACAACCTGGTGGACACCAGGGAAGCCCTCAGTTCCGGTGACCTTGAGGGTCTCCGTGAACTTTTTCTTGAGGCCATCAGAAGGAGGTCTCCCTACTATCAGTCCTGA
- a CDS encoding NADH-quinone oxidoreductase subunit NuoF: MFEDIAGRALDEYMSLFRDEPVIFLGSATCGRSAGAHEIERVLLERASELSVECRIVHTGCMGLCYAEPMVTVFNGDTRGAIYGSLNRRLAKRIIQELADGEQSSAIGHVNVAFSGDSFEPSYSIDFMEKQSRRILRRCGLIDPENINHYLATGGYQGLLRALEMEPEDIIEEVKDSGLRGRGGAGFPTWLKWSLCRQEESDVKYLVCNADEGDPGAFMNRSLIEGDPHSLLEGILIAAYAVGAEEAYIYCRAEYPLALERLRTAISDLRDLGLLGEDILDSGFSLDIRIKEGAGAFVCGEETALIASIEGKRGMPRTRPPFPTTSGLWGKPTVINNVETLAAVSMIMQEGPEYFNTLGTEGSPGTKTFSLVGDVRRTGLIEVPLGTTLREVIHDIGGGVRDGELKAVQIGGPSGGCLPAELVDTGIDYDSLTSAGAIMGSGGLVVLSDHTCMVELARYFLEFTQRESCGKCVPCRVGTRQMLMILNDIVEGSGREEDPEILRDIAETVRAASLCGLGQTSPNPVLTTLRYFENEYHDHINGKCTAASCSQLMHYLIDSEKCDGCMACLKTCPADAIEGSKDELHVIDQESCLKCGSCLETCKRDAVLRVPGPYSPANQD; this comes from the coding sequence ATGTTTGAAGATATTGCAGGAAGGGCACTGGATGAATATATGTCCCTCTTCAGGGACGAGCCGGTTATATTCCTTGGTTCAGCAACCTGTGGAAGATCCGCGGGGGCTCATGAAATAGAGAGAGTATTGCTTGAGAGGGCTTCTGAGCTCTCAGTTGAATGTCGCATCGTACACACAGGCTGCATGGGTCTCTGCTATGCCGAACCCATGGTGACCGTCTTCAACGGTGATACCCGTGGAGCCATCTACGGATCCTTGAACAGGAGACTTGCAAAGAGGATAATTCAGGAGCTCGCTGATGGTGAGCAATCCTCAGCCATTGGTCATGTTAACGTGGCCTTCAGTGGCGACTCATTTGAACCCTCCTACAGCATTGACTTCATGGAGAAACAGTCAAGGAGGATACTCCGAAGATGCGGCCTCATAGACCCAGAGAACATCAACCATTACCTGGCGACAGGGGGATACCAGGGGCTCCTCAGGGCACTGGAGATGGAACCTGAGGATATCATTGAAGAGGTGAAGGATTCTGGACTCAGGGGCCGTGGGGGGGCAGGATTCCCCACCTGGCTCAAGTGGAGCCTCTGCCGCCAGGAGGAATCCGATGTGAAGTACCTGGTATGCAACGCCGACGAGGGCGACCCGGGTGCCTTCATGAACCGTTCACTCATAGAGGGGGACCCCCACTCCCTCCTGGAGGGGATACTTATAGCAGCATACGCTGTGGGTGCAGAGGAGGCCTACATCTACTGCAGGGCAGAGTACCCCCTTGCCCTTGAAAGACTGAGAACCGCAATATCTGACCTCCGGGATCTAGGACTCCTCGGCGAGGACATCCTGGACTCTGGGTTCAGCCTTGATATAAGGATAAAGGAGGGGGCAGGGGCATTTGTATGTGGAGAGGAGACAGCCCTCATAGCATCCATTGAGGGTAAAAGGGGGATGCCCCGTACCAGACCACCATTCCCAACAACAAGCGGCCTCTGGGGGAAGCCAACTGTTATAAACAATGTGGAGACACTTGCAGCTGTCTCAATGATAATGCAGGAGGGCCCAGAGTACTTCAACACCCTGGGGACTGAGGGGAGTCCCGGAACCAAGACCTTCTCCCTTGTGGGGGATGTGAGGAGAACCGGCCTCATAGAGGTTCCCCTGGGCACAACTCTGAGGGAGGTCATCCATGATATTGGTGGGGGTGTAAGGGACGGTGAGCTCAAGGCTGTCCAGATAGGAGGACCATCCGGCGGATGCCTCCCGGCTGAACTTGTTGACACAGGCATAGACTATGATTCACTGACATCTGCCGGCGCAATAATGGGTTCAGGGGGCCTCGTGGTTTTATCTGACCATACATGCATGGTTGAACTTGCAAGGTACTTCCTTGAGTTCACTCAGCGGGAATCATGCGGAAAGTGTGTCCCGTGCCGTGTGGGTACAAGGCAGATGCTCATGATACTCAATGATATAGTTGAGGGCTCAGGAAGAGAGGAGGACCCGGAGATTCTCAGGGACATCGCAGAAACCGTCAGGGCAGCATCCCTCTGTGGCCTGGGCCAGACATCCCCAAACCCTGTTCTAACCACCCTCAGGTACTTTGAAAACGAATACCATGACCACATAAACGGAAAATGCACCGCAGCATCATGCAGCCAGCTCATGCACTACCTCATAGATTCAGAAAAATGTGACGGATGTATGGCCTGTCTGAAGACATGTCCCGCGGACGCCATTGAGGGTTCAAAGGATGAGTTGCATGTTATAGATCAGGAGAGCTGCCTCAAGTGCGGGTCCTGCCTTGAAACATGTAAGAGGGACGCTGTTTTGAGGGTTCCAGGGCCATATTCCCCGGCCAATCAGGACTGA
- the fdhD gene encoding formate dehydrogenase accessory sulfurtransferase FdhD, producing MSLYREVEAFRVDDGMRRVPERIVNDLEVRIRINGGLEQRFTTSPAALREFATGYLLGEGLVDSVDDIISMDITENLIDVEIESEDLEIRRELVMGSDCFGGWRQRAEMVEPVDSDFTVRAEDIFNAFRRMVKAATVWRMTGGTHVAALVTGDEFRVFEDVSRHVAVDKALGSGAMDGVNFSRSFMVYSGRMPADMLIKVVRAGVPIIASNAAPTSSGYEAARKTGLTMLGFVRGRRFNIYSNPERIILD from the coding sequence ATGTCACTTTACAGAGAGGTTGAAGCATTCCGTGTGGATGATGGGATGCGGAGGGTCCCTGAAAGAATCGTGAATGACCTTGAGGTGCGTATCCGAATAAATGGGGGCTTGGAACAGCGCTTCACCACAAGTCCCGCTGCCCTTAGGGAATTCGCAACAGGCTACCTTCTCGGCGAGGGACTCGTGGACTCGGTGGATGATATAATATCCATGGATATCACAGAGAACCTCATCGACGTTGAGATAGAATCAGAGGACCTTGAGATAAGGCGTGAGCTTGTGATGGGCTCTGATTGCTTCGGTGGATGGAGGCAGAGGGCTGAGATGGTGGAACCAGTTGACTCAGACTTCACGGTAAGGGCTGAGGACATATTCAATGCTTTCAGGCGTATGGTGAAGGCAGCGACAGTTTGGAGGATGACTGGAGGTACCCATGTTGCCGCCCTTGTGACCGGGGATGAATTCAGGGTATTTGAGGATGTCAGCAGGCACGTGGCGGTCGATAAGGCCCTGGGCTCCGGTGCCATGGACGGTGTTAACTTCTCCAGGAGCTTCATGGTCTACAGTGGCAGGATGCCCGCGGATATGCTTATAAAGGTTGTGCGTGCCGGGGTTCCCATAATAGCATCGAACGCCGCCCCAACATCATCAGGGTATGAAGCTGCAAGGAAGACTGGTCTTACAATGCTGGGATTTGTAAGGGGGAGGAGGTTCAACATATACAGCAACCCTGAGAGGATAATACTTGATTAG
- a CDS encoding LysR family transcriptional regulator has translation MDIEPLPGMKINGHEMDHRFLETLRTIGETFSQRKAARILGVTPQVLNRRILRAESLLGVKLVKSSGAGSELTPEGMDILRTYMRHLKILSGSGRLMVAAGYVSSNLAEVLIERFGVEASLFSCCDDDLFHLAERSILDVIFLDDPLQAYQRGLDFVPVAYDHLVLVGGDARTMRELDGSSFVGVEGSAQRLAWEVLSDSGVSFEIVRNVRSPYHAHRIVKSDQELRTFLSASQFSGSEILQNETRHVISAVVCREREGVEEFMDFIRGEGQEAVLEAGFEPLHRSV, from the coding sequence ATGGATATTGAACCCCTCCCTGGAATGAAGATCAACGGCCATGAAATGGATCACAGATTCCTTGAGACCCTCCGTACAATCGGGGAAACCTTCTCCCAGAGGAAGGCTGCAAGGATACTTGGTGTGACACCACAGGTTTTAAACAGGAGGATTCTTAGGGCAGAATCCCTTCTGGGGGTTAAACTCGTAAAAAGCAGTGGTGCTGGATCAGAACTCACGCCTGAGGGTATGGATATCCTCAGAACCTACATGCGCCACCTGAAAATCCTCAGTGGGTCAGGAAGGCTCATGGTTGCTGCGGGTTATGTCTCATCAAACCTTGCCGAGGTCCTCATCGAGAGGTTCGGAGTGGAGGCATCCCTGTTTTCATGCTGTGATGATGACCTCTTCCACCTTGCAGAAAGAAGCATCCTTGATGTGATCTTCCTTGACGATCCCCTCCAGGCCTACCAGAGGGGCCTCGACTTCGTGCCGGTTGCATACGACCACCTGGTGCTTGTGGGTGGTGATGCGAGAACCATGAGGGAACTTGATGGCTCATCATTCGTTGGGGTTGAGGGTTCAGCTCAGAGGCTGGCCTGGGAGGTGCTCTCAGATTCGGGTGTCAGTTTTGAAATTGTGAGGAATGTCCGGTCCCCATACCATGCCCACAGGATAGTAAAGAGTGACCAGGAGCTCAGGACATTCCTCAGTGCAAGCCAGTTCAGTGGCTCTGAAATCCTCCAGAATGAGACCAGGCACGTTATAAGTGCCGTGGTCTGCCGGGAAAGGGAGGGGGTTGAGGAATTCATGGATTTCATAAGGGGGGAGGGCCAAGAGGCTGTCCTGGAGGCGGGTTTTGAACCATTACACCGATCTGTTTAA
- the hxlB gene encoding 6-phospho-3-hexuloisomerase gives MIMREAIRDIVDNLQKMENEIDAETVDRFIETLTSAGNVFVLGLGRSGLVAKAFAMRLMHLEINVFVVGETITPAINEGDALIAISGSGTTSYIVNAARIAKERGAQVVAVTSHPESELGEIADLTVTVRGRTKIDGEKNYMKRQIRGNHHSRTPLGTLFEISALVFLDGLIAELMHRLDKREEDLNERHSVFE, from the coding sequence ATGATAATGAGAGAGGCCATCAGGGATATAGTGGATAATCTACAGAAAATGGAAAATGAGATTGACGCTGAAACAGTTGACAGATTCATAGAGACCCTCACATCCGCAGGAAACGTCTTCGTTCTTGGACTGGGGAGGTCGGGGCTTGTTGCAAAGGCCTTCGCCATGAGACTCATGCACCTTGAGATAAACGTCTTCGTGGTGGGTGAGACCATAACACCAGCCATAAATGAGGGTGATGCGCTGATTGCAATATCAGGCTCAGGGACTACAAGTTACATAGTCAACGCTGCCCGGATAGCCAAGGAAAGGGGTGCCCAGGTCGTTGCTGTAACCTCACATCCAGAATCAGAACTTGGAGAGATAGCTGACCTCACCGTAACCGTGAGGGGCAGGACAAAGATCGACGGCGAGAAGAACTATATGAAGAGGCAGATACGGGGCAACCATCACTCAAGGACACCGCTGGGTACACTGTTTGAGATATCAGCCCTTGTCTTTCTGGACGGCCTCATAGCTGAACTCATGCACAGGCTTGATAAGAGGGAGGAGGACCTCAACGAGAGGCACAGCGTTTTTGAATAA
- the lysS gene encoding lysine--tRNA ligase — protein sequence MKHWIERIADELKDRDVDEHVVASGTSISGSIHIGNSCDVFIASSISKSLEKDGFRSRTVWIADDHDPLRKVPYPLPESYEKYLGVPYSMIPCPEGCCESFVEHFQRPFLDALERFRIKVEHHSGAQMYSEGVYNDYIRTSLRRAGEIREIFNRFRERPLREDWLPYNPICESCGRVNTTEAYDFSGDTVRYRCECGFHGEMDIKSGLGKLTWRVEWAARWKILGVTCEPFGKDHAASGGSYDVSSIISEEIFDYPAPYPVPYEWITLRGEAMSKSRGVFFTPGQWLEIGPPESLNYFIFRSKPMKHKDFNPDMPFLDLMDQFDRTERIYYGMEEAASEKEEQKLKRIYRVSMIDGADLPLRPSYRFMTVAYQIAGDDLERLYGILKRNSQIPDEFMDKELEDLTDKQLTQLRERVENVKNWLRLYAPDFLKFHVQDELPEVELSESQRKFLGELADVLESTDMSPEELHDEMYIILRRHGLKPQKAFQAIYKVLIGKKMGPRAASFLLSLERDFVVKRLRLKA from the coding sequence TTGAAGCACTGGATTGAAAGGATAGCCGATGAACTTAAGGACAGGGATGTTGATGAGCACGTTGTTGCAAGCGGAACATCCATATCAGGCTCAATACACATAGGGAACTCCTGCGACGTTTTCATAGCAAGCTCAATATCAAAGTCACTTGAAAAGGATGGGTTCAGATCAAGGACCGTCTGGATAGCAGACGACCATGACCCCCTCAGAAAGGTCCCCTATCCACTCCCAGAAAGCTACGAGAAGTACCTGGGAGTACCCTACTCCATGATACCCTGCCCTGAGGGCTGCTGCGAGAGTTTCGTGGAACACTTCCAGAGACCCTTCCTGGATGCCCTTGAAAGGTTCAGGATAAAGGTGGAACACCATTCAGGGGCCCAGATGTACAGCGAGGGCGTCTACAATGACTACATAAGAACCTCCCTGAGGAGGGCCGGTGAGATAAGGGAAATATTTAACAGGTTCAGGGAAAGGCCCCTGAGGGAGGACTGGCTCCCCTACAACCCCATCTGTGAAAGCTGTGGCCGTGTGAACACCACAGAGGCATATGACTTCAGCGGGGACACCGTGAGGTACCGCTGTGAATGTGGATTCCATGGGGAGATGGACATAAAGTCAGGGCTCGGTAAACTCACCTGGAGGGTTGAGTGGGCCGCTAGGTGGAAGATCCTCGGCGTCACCTGTGAACCCTTCGGTAAGGACCATGCCGCGAGCGGCGGCTCATATGATGTGAGCAGTATAATCTCAGAGGAGATATTCGATTACCCGGCCCCCTACCCGGTTCCCTATGAGTGGATAACCCTCAGGGGGGAGGCCATGTCCAAGTCAAGGGGCGTATTCTTCACACCAGGCCAGTGGCTTGAGATAGGACCCCCCGAGAGCCTCAACTACTTCATATTCCGGAGCAAGCCCATGAAACACAAGGACTTCAACCCCGACATGCCATTCCTGGACCTCATGGACCAGTTCGACCGGACAGAGAGGATCTACTATGGTATGGAGGAGGCTGCCTCAGAGAAGGAGGAGCAGAAACTCAAGAGGATCTACCGGGTCTCAATGATAGACGGCGCTGATCTTCCACTGAGACCATCCTACCGCTTCATGACCGTGGCCTACCAGATCGCCGGGGACGACCTTGAAAGGCTCTACGGTATCCTCAAAAGGAACTCACAGATTCCAGATGAGTTCATGGACAAGGAACTTGAAGATTTAACAGACAAACAGTTAACCCAGCTGAGGGAACGGGTTGAAAATGTTAAAAACTGGCTCAGACTCTATGCCCCGGACTTCTTGAAGTTTCATGTCCAGGACGAACTCCCAGAGGTTGAACTCTCAGAGTCCCAGAGAAAATTCCTCGGGGAACTTGCAGATGTCCTTGAGTCCACGGATATGAGCCCGGAGGAGCTCCACGACGAAATGTACATTATACTCAGGAGGCATGGGCTCAAACCCCAGAAGGCATTCCAGGCCATATATAAGGTCCTGATAGGTAAGAAGATGGGGCCGCGGGCTGCATCATTCCTACTTTCACTTGAAAGGGACTTCGTGGTAAAAAGGCTCCGCTTAAAAGCCTGA
- the nuoE gene encoding NADH-quinone oxidoreductase subunit NuoE, which produces MDKELKRIFSGYTGHASEIIPILQDIQDVYGYLPEHALEEVAGFTGVSKTHVYGVATFYAQFRFKPKGRKHIMVCTGTACHVSGAEQVLDALKRHLGIGEGDVTEDMEYSLESVGCIGCCSLAPCAMVNDDVVSRIKPSRVSKIFPKKS; this is translated from the coding sequence ATGGATAAGGAATTGAAGAGGATATTCTCTGGCTACACTGGCCATGCCTCAGAGATCATACCCATCCTCCAGGATATTCAGGATGTCTACGGCTATCTGCCGGAGCATGCCCTGGAGGAGGTTGCTGGTTTCACAGGGGTCAGTAAAACACATGTATACGGGGTTGCAACCTTTTATGCCCAGTTCAGGTTCAAACCGAAGGGAAGGAAGCACATAATGGTCTGCACCGGAACAGCGTGCCATGTGAGTGGGGCTGAACAGGTTCTGGATGCCCTTAAGAGGCACCTTGGCATCGGTGAGGGTGACGTCACAGAGGATATGGAGTACTCCCTGGAATCGGTGGGATGCATTGGCTGTTGCTCCCTGGCTCCATGTGCCATGGTAAACGATGATGTTGTATCACGCATAAAGCCATCGAGGGTAAGCAAAATTTTCCCAAAAAAGTCTTAG
- the thiC gene encoding phosphomethylpyrimidine synthase, which translates to MTQMDEAKKGVITEEMKAVAEAENVTPEFIRRGVASGRIAIPSNLNRDDVAPVGIGEGLRTKVNATIGTSTDIVDFEMEEEKARVAIENKADTLMELSVGGDLDEIRRRILDLSPIPVGSVPVYQAAIETIRKKGAAIYMDEDVMFKAIEKQAKDGIDFMAIHCSVNRETLRRLKRQGREGGLVSRGGAFVSAWMVENGLENPLYENFDYILEIAKEHDFVMSMANAMRAGAIADSTDRAQVQELIVLGELIDRAREAGVQTIVEGPGHIPLNEIKANVILQKKLCRGAPFYMLGPIVTDIGAGYDHIVSSIGAAASAAAGADFICYVTPAEHLALPYPEDVKEGVIATRIGAYVGDMVKGIHSGEKDLEMANARKKLNWEAQFDAAMCPAEARRIRDERPPEDPDTCTMCGEYCAVKIVNEWLDSADTRIFD; encoded by the coding sequence ATGACTCAAATGGATGAAGCTAAAAAAGGTGTTATAACAGAAGAAATGAAGGCGGTGGCAGAGGCGGAGAACGTCACCCCAGAATTTATAAGAAGAGGAGTTGCCAGTGGAAGAATAGCCATCCCAAGCAACCTGAACAGGGACGATGTTGCCCCTGTCGGTATAGGCGAGGGTTTAAGGACCAAGGTCAACGCCACCATAGGGACATCCACCGACATCGTGGACTTCGAAATGGAGGAAGAAAAGGCCCGTGTCGCCATTGAAAACAAGGCAGACACCCTCATGGAGCTCTCAGTGGGAGGGGACCTCGATGAGATAAGGAGGCGTATACTGGACCTCTCACCAATACCCGTTGGAAGCGTGCCCGTGTATCAGGCAGCCATCGAAACCATAAGGAAGAAGGGCGCTGCCATTTACATGGACGAGGACGTCATGTTCAAAGCCATTGAGAAGCAGGCAAAGGATGGTATAGACTTCATGGCCATCCACTGCAGTGTCAACAGGGAAACCCTCAGGAGACTCAAAAGGCAGGGCCGTGAGGGTGGCCTTGTGAGCAGGGGAGGGGCCTTCGTATCAGCCTGGATGGTTGAAAACGGGCTGGAAAACCCCCTATATGAGAACTTTGATTACATACTCGAGATAGCCAAGGAACACGACTTTGTCATGTCCATGGCCAACGCAATGAGGGCCGGTGCCATTGCAGACTCAACCGACCGTGCCCAGGTCCAGGAACTCATAGTGCTGGGTGAACTCATCGACAGGGCCAGGGAGGCCGGTGTCCAGACCATCGTTGAGGGCCCGGGCCACATACCCCTCAATGAGATAAAGGCCAACGTTATACTCCAGAAAAAACTCTGCCGTGGAGCCCCATTCTACATGCTGGGACCAATAGTCACGGATATAGGGGCCGGTTATGACCACATAGTCTCATCGATAGGAGCCGCTGCATCTGCGGCTGCAGGTGCGGACTTCATCTGCTATGTTACACCTGCAGAGCACCTTGCACTCCCCTACCCTGAAGATGTGAAGGAGGGGGTCATTGCAACAAGGATCGGAGCCTACGTGGGTGACATGGTCAAGGGAATCCACAGTGGGGAGAAGGACCTTGAAATGGCCAACGCCCGTAAGAAGCTCAACTGGGAGGCCCAGTTCGATGCAGCCATGTGTCCTGCAGAGGCAAGGCGCATAAGGGACGAGCGTCCCCCTGAGGATCCAGACACCTGCACCATGTGCGGTGAGTACTGCGCTGTTAAGATTGTCAACGAGTGGCTTGACAGTGCAGATACCAGGATCTTCGACTGA
- the mobB gene encoding molybdopterin-guanine dinucleotide biosynthesis protein B, translating to MRIVGVTGTKDTGKTVLVEKIVGKLVDAGYRVATLKHTHGGFDFPGKDTDRHRRAGAEIVAGTGRETFFLIDREMDLPEVVGVLEMLDDIDFLVVEGFKSMEYANISTSTPGEFTLKVVDPFKIDEVDDLIELIEKRSYGLLQDLNCGKCGFESCREFAKAKVQGDADDTNCKSQPDRVLLRVNGKPVPLNPFVQNFIAGTVLGMVGALDTESLKHQKVDLIIKRPD from the coding sequence ATGAGGATAGTAGGGGTGACAGGCACCAAGGACACCGGCAAAACCGTCCTGGTTGAGAAAATCGTCGGAAAACTCGTGGATGCGGGTTACCGGGTCGCGACCCTCAAGCATACTCATGGGGGATTTGATTTTCCAGGCAAGGACACCGACAGGCACCGGAGGGCCGGTGCAGAGATAGTTGCAGGAACTGGCAGGGAAACCTTCTTCCTTATCGACAGGGAAATGGACCTCCCTGAGGTTGTGGGTGTCCTTGAGATGCTGGATGACATCGACTTCCTTGTGGTTGAGGGCTTCAAGTCAATGGAGTATGCCAACATATCAACATCTACACCAGGAGAATTCACCTTGAAGGTTGTTGATCCATTCAAAATCGATGAAGTGGATGACCTGATTGAGCTCATAGAAAAAAGAAGCTACGGCCTCCTTCAGGACCTCAACTGCGGTAAGTGCGGGTTTGAATCATGCAGAGAGTTTGCAAAGGCAAAGGTTCAGGGTGATGCAGATGATACAAACTGTAAGAGCCAGCCTGATAGGGTTCTCCTCAGGGTGAATGGAAAACCCGTCCCCCTGAACCCCTTCGTCCAGAACTTCATAGCAGGTACTGTTCTCGGCATGGTGGGTGCCCTTGATACAGAAAGCCTTAAACATCAAAAGGTTGATCTCATCATAAAAAGACCAGATTAA